A segment of the Romboutsia sp. 13368 genome:
TATGGCAAATGCGATAGATATTGTTACAAATATGAATTGTTTAAATATTACATTTATAAAAGCAACTCCACCAATAAATATAGGATTTAATACTGATGATGTTATTGTACATCCCATAAGTGCAAGTAATGCTATTAATATAGGCATTATAATTTGCATAATACCTATGGTTGCATCTATTGTATCATTACAAATTTCTAATACTTCTTTAAATCCAATTAAAGTTAAAGATACCATTGTTATAAATACTATATATGTAGTTATTTGACTTACCGCATTTGAAGAAAATGAATTATCTAGACTTTTTAGAAGAGATGATAATAATGCTAAAACTAATATTATCATAGATATTTTTATACTAGTTTTTAATTCATCAAATAAAATAATTCCTATATTTTCTTTATCAAATAAATCTAATATATTTTTTTCTCCCTTTATTAAATCCTTTATAAATATTTTTATATCTATGTCATCTACAGTAGATACTTCCTTTATATATTTTTGAATTTCTTCTAAATTAATTTTTTCAAGTTGAGTATCTATATATGAATCTATACTTTTCTTAGTTTCATTATAATCTGTAACTTCTCCTTCATTTGCAAAAGATATAGAAACAGATCCAACTATTATACAAATAGTAATTAGTATTTTCAAATATATCTTTTTCATAAGTTATCATTCTCCTATGGGATAATATTTAATACCATTTCTACAATTGATAAAAGTATAGGGAATGACATTGTCATTACTATGATTTTCCCTCCAAATTCAAGCTTAGATGCTATACTTCCTTCCCCACAATCTTTACAAAGTTGTATTGCAAATTCCATAAGATATGCTATTCCTATTAATTTAATTATTAGAGTTATATATACACTAGGTATGTTAGCCTTTGTTGCCAACTCATTTATACTCTCTATTATAAAACCTAACTTAAATATTACAGATACTAATATGATAACTCCTGTAAGTATTCCTATAAACATAGCTATCTCTGGCCTATCCTTCTTTATTACTAAACAAAGTGTTGTGGATATAAGTGCAACACCAATCATTTGCATTATTTCCAAGATATCTCCCCCTCTTTAGTAAAGTTGAAACATAGTTTTTACTGTATTAAATAAAGCACTTATTTCTGTTAATACCATTCCTAAAACTATTATTACTCCTGCTAATGTTGTAAATGTAGCCCAATCTTTTCTATCTGTTTTTTCTAAAACCATATTAAGAATAGATATTAAGATTCCTACTCCAGCAACTTTTATTATTAATGATATATCCATAATCATCCCCCTAAATTAAAATTATTCCTATTATTAATCCTATTATTGTTGATAATTTTCTATAAACCATTCCTTTTTGATTTATATCTTCTTTAGTTTCTCCAGTTATCTTTTTTAAATTTTCAATTGATAAATCTATCATTCTTGATTGAGATTCTATGTCACTTTTTCCTAAAGTGAATATAAGTTTCTTTAGCTCATCAACCTCCTTATTCTGTAAGTAAGTCTCTTTAATTAAAATATAAACATTATCATTTAATATTTCCTCTAGTACCTTGTATGTATTATTATGTAGTTCATTAGATATACTTTCAAAAAATTTAGATATAGTAAACTCTTTTTTTTCACCTAATCTTTTAAAGACTTCTTCTAATGTATATAATCCAAATGATAAGTCCATTCTCATTATCTCTAATATTCTTATGAGGTCGTTTACTTCTTTATGTCTTTTTATATAAGCTTTATATATATATTCTCCTATTAAATAACTGCACGCTACTAAAATTCCTATTATAAAAATTTTAATTTGCAAAATACCATCTCTTTTCTTCTAAATCATATATTTTTTCAACAGT
Coding sequences within it:
- the spoIIIAE gene encoding stage III sporulation protein AE, yielding MKKIYLKILITICIIVGSVSISFANEGEVTDYNETKKSIDSYIDTQLEKINLEEIQKYIKEVSTVDDIDIKIFIKDLIKGEKNILDLFDKENIGIILFDELKTSIKISMIILVLALLSSLLKSLDNSFSSNAVSQITTYIVFITMVSLTLIGFKEVLEICNDTIDATIGIMQIIMPILIALLALMGCTITSSVLNPIFIGGVAFINVIFKQFIFVTISIAFAILVVNNLSKNIKLKKLSSFIKNINLVCIGAMFTIYLGLVSVQGLYVTSVDNFTVKTAKFAIGNFIPVVGGFVSDSVDILYSSSQLLKGVFGGIGLVILVAICLVPIIKIASIILVYKLSAIAIEPIGEDNISSFLNEVANLMIILLACIIAITIMFFVTIAILTSISVVSGG
- a CDS encoding stage III sporulation protein AB, translated to MQIKIFIIGILVACSYLIGEYIYKAYIKRHKEVNDLIRILEIMRMDLSFGLYTLEEVFKRLGEKKEFTISKFFESISNELHNNTYKVLEEILNDNVYILIKETYLQNKEVDELKKLIFTLGKSDIESQSRMIDLSIENLKKITGETKEDINQKGMVYRKLSTIIGLIIGIILI
- the spoIIIAD gene encoding stage III sporulation protein AD; the encoded protein is MQMIGVALISTTLCLVIKKDRPEIAMFIGILTGVIILVSVIFKLGFIIESINELATKANIPSVYITLIIKLIGIAYLMEFAIQLCKDCGEGSIASKLEFGGKIIVMTMSFPILLSIVEMVLNIIP
- the spoIIIAC gene encoding stage III sporulation protein AC, translating into MDISLIIKVAGVGILISILNMVLEKTDRKDWATFTTLAGVIIVLGMVLTEISALFNTVKTMFQLY